One Mercurialis annua linkage group LG3, ddMerAnnu1.2, whole genome shotgun sequence DNA window includes the following coding sequences:
- the LOC126674230 gene encoding uncharacterized protein LOC126674230 yields the protein MEKKLMMFQILILLSVSILCRFSLSKECTNIPTQLSSHSFRYALLKSDNETLKQEMYGHYHLTPTDESVWSDLLPRKILKEENDEFDWAMTYRKMKSPIRTSGNFLKEVSLHNVRLNPDSFHWRAQLTNLEYLLMLDEDSLVWSFRKTADLATRGKPYGGWEDPGVELRGHFVGHYLSATALMWASTHNETLRKKMSTVVSALSECQEKMGSGYLSAFPSELFDRFEAIKPVWAPYYTIHKVLAGLLDQYIYADNDQALKMVKWMVDYFYNRVRNVITKYSVERHYLSLNEETGGMNDVLYKLFSITGDPKHLVLAHLFDKPCFLGLLAVQADDISGFHANTHIPIVIGSQLRYEITGDPLYREIGTFFMDIVNSSHTYATGGTSDYEFWSDPKRLASTLNDQAEESCTTYNMLKVSRHLFRWTKEIAYADYYERALTNGVLGIQRGNEPGVMIYLLPQQPGGSKAKTIHRWGTPFDSFWCCYGTGVESFSKMGDSIYFEEETQVPALYVIQYISSSLNWKLGKIVLDQKVDPVVSWDPNLRVTYTFKQGTGQSSTLNLRIPIWTQSKDAKATLNDQTLTVPPPGNFLSVTRSWSSADKLVLQLPMSLRTEAIKDDRPEYASIQAILYGPYLLAGHSSGDWDIKLGSANSLSDLLSPIPSTYNNNLVSFSQESGGSVFALTNSNQSLTMETSPYSGTDESVRATFRLILIDSPSSVLLNTKDAIGKTVMLEPFDLPGMVLVQQGKDVSLAVANTDEEDGSSFFRLVSGLDGKQGSVSLESVSNANCFVFSGVNYKSGTGLKLSCKNLSEGEFDKGASFVISKGRSQYHHLSFVTEGAKRNFLLSPLFNFRDESYTIYFNIQA from the exons ATGGAGAAAAAACTTATGATGTTTCAGATATTAATATTGTTGTCTGTATCAATCCTGTGTCGTTTTAGTTTGAGTAAAGAGTGTACGAACATTCCTACTCAGCTTTCATCACATTCATTCAGATATGCGCTTCTGAAATCAGACAATGAGACTTTGAAGCAAGAAATGTACGGGCACTATCATCTGACACCAACTGATGAGTCAGTTTGGTCTGATTTGTTACCAAGAAAGATTCTGAAAGAGGAAAATGATGAGTTTGATTGGGCTATGACGTATAGGAAAATGAAGAGTCCGATTCGGACGTCTGGGAATTTTCTTAAGGAGGTTTCGTTGCATAATGTGAGGTTGAATCCGGATTCTTTTCATTGGAGGGCGCAGCTGACTAATTTGGAGTATTTGTTGATGTTGGATGAGGATAGCTTGGTGTGGAGCTTTCGGAAGACGGCGGATTTGGCTACTCGTGGCAAGCCTTACGGTGGCTGGGAGGATCCTGGCGTCGAGCTTCGCGGTCACTTTGTTG GGCATTACTTGAGTGCAACGGCATTAATGTGGGCTAGTACTCATAATGAGACTCTTAGGAAGAAGATGTCTACTGTAGTTTCTGCTCTATCTGAATGTCAGGAGAAAATGGGGTCTGGTTACCTTTCAGCGTTTCCATCTGAACTATTTGATCGTTTCGAGGCTATAAAACCCGTATGGGCTCCATACTATACTATTCATAAG GTCTTGGCTGGCCTTTTGGATCAGTATATTTATGCAGACAATGATCAAGCtttaaaaatggtgaaatggaTGGTTGACTACTTTTATAACCGTGTTCGGAATGTTATAACGAAATACAGTGTGGAGAGACATTATCTGTCACTCAATGAAGAAACTGGAGGCATGAATGATGTGCTCTACAAGTTATTCAGCATTACA GGAGATCCGAAGCATTTAGTATTGGCTCACCTTTTCGACAAGCCCTGCTTCCTTGGCCTGCTTGCAGTGCAG GCTGATGACATTTCAGGTTTCCACGCCAACACGCATATCCCTATCGTTATTGGATCGCAACTACGATACGAAATCACTGGCGATCCACTCTATAGG GAAATAGGTACATTTTTCATGGACATTGTAAATTCATCTCACACGTATGCAACTGGAGGGACATCTGACTATGAGTTCTGGTCAGACCCAAAGCGGTTGGCTAGCACACTAAATGACCAGGCTGAAGAATCATGCACAACTTATAATATGCTGAAGGTTTCCCGTCACCTATTCAGATGGACGAAAGAAATAGCTTACGCAGATTACTACGAAAGAGCCTTGACAAATGGCGTATTAGGCATACAAAGAGGAAACGAACCTGGAGTGATGATTTACTTGCTTCCTCAACAACCCGGAGGCTCCAAAGCTAAGACTATCCATAGATGGGGTACACCATTTGACTCATTTTGGTGCTGCTATGGAACAGGAGTCGAATCATTTTCAAAGATGGGAGATTCCATATATTTTGAAGAAGAAACCCAAGTCCCGGCTCTTTACGTCATCCAATATATTTCGAGCTCTCTCAATTGGAAATTGGGAAAGATTGTACTTGATCAGAAAGTTGACCCTGTTGTCTCTTGGGATCCGAATCTTCGAGTGACTTACACTTTCAAACAA GGGACAGGCCAATCATCTACTCTGAACTTACGTATACCGATTTGGACCCAGTCGAAAGATGCTAAAGCTACATTAAATGATCAAACTTTGACTGTACCACCACCAG GTAATTTCTTATCAGTCACAAGAAGTTGGAGCAGTGCTGACAAATTAGTCCTTCAGTTGCCCATGAGTTTAAGAACAGAGGCTATTAAAG ATGACAGGCCAGAGTATGCTTCGATTCAGGCCATACTTTATGGCCCTTATCTTCTCGCGGGACATAGCAGCGGTGACTGGGACATCAAGTTGGGATCAGCAAATTCTCTATCAGACTTGCTATCTCCAATTCCTTCCACTTATAACAACAATCTAGTATCATTTTCCCAAGAATCGGGAGGTTCAGTTTTCGCATTGACAAACTCGAACCAATCTCTTACAATGGAAACATCACCTTATTCCGGCACTGATGAATCTGTCCGTGCCACTTTCAGACTCATCCTGATAGACTCTCCTTCATCAGTATTACTAAACACGAAAGATGCTATTGGAAAAACCGTGATGCTGGAACCATTTGATCTCCCAGGAATGGTTTTAGTACAGCAAGGGAAAGATGTGAGCCTAGCAGTTGCAAACACAGATGAAGAGGACGGATCATCTTTTTTCCGGCTGGTTTCGGGATTGGATGGAAAACAAGGAAGTGTATCATTGGAGTCAGTAAGCAATGCGAATTGCTTTGTGTTTAGTGGCGTGAATTACAAGTCAGGAACAGGGCTGAAACTTAGCTGCAAGAATCTATCAGAAGGTGAATTTGATAAAGGAGCAAGCTTCGTAATTAGCAAGGGGAGAAGTCAATATCATCACCTCAGCTTTGTCACAGAAGGCGCGAAAAGGAATTTTCTTCTTTCGCCGTTATTTAACTTCAGAGATGAATCTTATACTATTTACTTTAACATTCAAGCTTAA